CAATTGGAGATGTAATTATTGGAAAATGGCAGGCTGACACTACCCAATTTAGGAGGAGATCAACTTTATGTTGTGGGACAATGGAagtatttacagtggtgcttgaaagtttgtgaaccctttagaattttctatttttctgcataaatatgacctaaaacatcatcagattttcacacaagtcctaaaagtagacaaagagaatccaattaaacaaatgagacaaaaaatattatacttggacTTTTTCTTATTAgggaaaattatatttaataatattacatatctgtgagtggcaaatctatgtgaacctctaggattagtagttaatttgaaggtgaaattagagtctggtgttttcaatcaatgggatgataatcaggtgtgagtgagcaccctgttttatttaaagaacaaggatctatcagagtctgatcttcacaacacgtgtttgtggaagtgtatcatggcacgaacaaaggagatttctgaggacctcagaaaaagagttgttgatgctcatgagGCTGtaaaagtttacaaaaccatctttaaagagtttggactccaccaatccatagTCAGATAgcttgtgtacaaatggaggaaatttaagaccactATTACCTTCCTCAGGAGTGATCTACCAACacagatcactccaagagcaagaggtgtaatgatgtcacaaaggagccagggtaacttctaagcagctATAGGTCTTTCTCACAttgtctaatgttaatgttcatgagtccaccatcaggagaacactgaacaacaatggtgtgcatggcagggctgcaaggagaaagccactactctccaaaaagaacattgctagctgtctgcagtttgctaaagatcaagTGGCCAAGCTAGAAAGTTATTGGAAAAATGTCTTGTgaacggatgagaccaaaataaaaattttttggtggtggtagtatcatggtttggccATCTGGGCCAGGACTACTTGTCataattgatggaacaatgaactCTGAATTATCCCAGTGAattgtaaaggaaaatgtcaagacacctgtccatgaactgaatctcaagagaaagtgggtcagcAAGgaaacaaccctaagcacacaagttgttctaccaaaaaatggttaaagaagataaagtcaaagtcctgacgtTAATCCTAGAggaatgttgtggaaggacctgaagcaagcacttcatgtgaggaaacccaccaacactCACAGAGATTAAGCTGGTCTGTACTGAATTGGCTAAAATGTGTAGGCTGTGCTGATCAGtttctggaaatgtttagttgtagTTGCTGCACAGGGGGGGTCACActagatactgaaagcaaaggttcacatacttttgccacacatAGATATGTTATATTgtatcattttcatcaataaataaatgaccaagtatattttttttgtctacttttaggatttatgtgaaaatctgataatgtaGCTTGTAtcttgattggtcagaaggtgttgattaattttctagaacagcagctctgacaatagtgcaggtttatattaatgagcttgttctaatatgttatcgttgctctagtaacagctcattcatcaGGGacttaaacagattaaaaaatgtgtgcaatagttgatatggtgaagttttctgtatggagatgtttatgtaacatttagggaaggagtctccagtgtcagtgctttgtttttttgggaCAGAGGCATTTAcctctgattggcatttccaaagtgtccgtagtgtatgaatgaatgtgaatgtgtatgtgattgtgccctgcgatggattggcaccctgtccaatgtgtaccccgccttgtgcccgatgctccctgagataggctccaggtttccccgtgaccctgaaaaggataaagtagtatagaagatggatggatggatggatggatggaggcaTTTACCTTTTTTATGGtttgtcagtaacatgacaaacgtCTTTTTTTGGTCGTATTAAcatcaaaagaaataaaaaaaaggctggtgAAAGAACgatggtttatagctgctgaGAACAGAAACGaatttgttttgcagacatcctacaacattaaacataactacaaAATGATAAAACGTATGAcatgttattctttaataaataaaaattgtctgcgatagattggcaccctgtccagggtgtaccccgccttgtgctccatgctccctgggataggctccaggtttccccgtgactctgaaaaggataagtggtatagaagatggttggatggatggatgaaataaaaattgtaattgtttaataaattgctgtggtttaagaggaataaatcacttggAGATGTACAGTTATAGGAAAAATTGCCATGGTAACTGTAACTCCATTTCATCATAACACccagttgttgattaatttcttaATTTCAGCATGttgcagagtgttttattccttacttacagaCCATCATCAATGGCAGGGAGGTGCAGTAGACATCGCACAAGATGCAGCATGGATACAGCAAGGACAGTTATACTTGAGTTAAAAGGTTTGCATCCCCCTGCCCCCTATAGCTTTAAAAATTGCAGAAAAGGTAAATCAGAAAACATACTTTATGAATTGTTCTAAATAATATTCCTCCATTTTGCCCTGATGGTAAACACAGCtgtttacatatatattaaatttatttattttaaattagttCTAAAAAAGCTCTTTACATTAGTACTTAGAAATGAGTTTAACTGAATCATTCACATGGAAATGATCTTATAActgtgtgtataattgtgttttaggctttaaagaaaaaaaaaacatacttgcCTGTCTGCACCTGTAAGGGTGCATTGTTATCACAAAAACAGGTTATTCAGGGAGACAGTGGTAGAGAAAAGAACTTGACTACCTGACTCAGGCTTATGCATATTCATGGAGGAGGTGAATGCGTATGAAAGCGCACCCTTATCGAGGAGGGTGGAGTGGAGTGGCTGTGAAAAGCGAAACAATTCTTCCAAAATTGTATTCAGTCGCACCGAAAGCATCAACAGCAAAAGGGTGAGTAGAGATTTCCTCATATACCTGGCTTTAACGTGTGCTTTGGCTCATCATCATGGTTTAGggttaaaatgataaaatattgaAAGTGATTTTGGGTCATGAAAAATATCTTTTGATCTTGATTTTTAGAAAATTGATTTAAGgtattaaatcatatttttgAGCCTTTTTGTGCCTGCAGCATTAACATCCAGTAGCTCGTGAACTGTGTAAACGTCTCCTTAACATCCTGATCACATGATAAACATTTTACTAGAATATTATTGTGAGCTGTTAAACGTCAAAATCCTTTCTGATActtaaacaacaacagaatatgtttaatatttctgAAAGATAACATGAACTCATCAAGCTACTCATCAAGATCCTGATGTTGTCGCTTTTAGTCCAGTTTCAGGCCTCGAGTCTGGTTTTGGGTCGTTATaaaattcaaagaaaaaaagagctttaTTCTGTATAGTTAGAAGGAATAATGACGTAACAGCACCATAGTGACCTTTAATCAAAAGAACAAGTACAACAATGATGACAGGGCACGCCTGATGGAGTTTATACCAtgtcattatttacattttcacattCTTTAAGCTTTAAGGTCTGAATTACACAGaataatggaaaaataaagcaaaaaagtagtcagactttttaaaaagtcaccTAGAAGTGTTTGTTATGAATGCTATTAAGTATGTCAGAACTAATTGGTACTAATTGTACATtaaaattaacataaaaacaaaataataaaatcaaaatagaTTCATACTCCCTGTATAAGTACAATATATAGGAAATATAGGAACCATATATGaaatattgaataaaaataatgcttACACTTTATGCAGTGTGCTACATGCACTTTGTgcagtgttatatatatttatatatagataattAGTTATGGGTATGTAGTTATActgttatattgtatatataccTATATAGTTACTGTACATAGGTATATATAGGTTATATAGTGCATTTTATATCCAATAAGGATCGATCTTATTTACTGTTCCCTATATACGTTccttatatagttatatagggTATAAAATAGTGCTTCCCTGCTCGACCACCCTAGGTAGCACACTAAATATCCAATAAGGAACTGCTTGCCAATTTCCTTAAGCAAGAATCACTTTAGTGATGTGACATGCTTATataatggggtttttttattgAGAGGAAAACCagtagtgtaaaaaaaacaagtattttGCAGGAGCTAAAAAAGCTCTGAATGGATTACATACATTCGTCATTATAACCCACATTCTTAACTCTTTCACAATCTGTAGTACACAGCAAAAATCActagtgttgatttaacatccacagtgttgaatttacatcctacagtgtttatataaatcCACTGGACTCAAATacacactctgggtgttaattcaacactagggattttactgtgtataatCTGTAAATCTGATTAATGATGTATGGATTTGATTTGGAGtgattaataatgtttttttggttgtaaTAACAGCAATCCAACATCATTAGTTGTAAAACAAATGATGAATATTCCAGATTGTTATTCGATGTTTTAGGATATTATTCAATGAAACTAATAGGAGATACATGTTGTAAGGGATATGAGAGTGAAATTTAATTCTGGATCTGTTAATAGTTTCCTGTttcatatgttttgttttttaagtcaCTCCCATACTACATCTTAATCTTAGAGAAATGGGTACTAACCTGTACCTTTTCTTGTTGCTCAGGTGGCATCTTCATAGTATATCTTTTATATTGTTTACCCATAAAGACCCATTTTTATAAAGTTTCACTCTAAAAGAACTACAGTCCATTAAAGTGCACTAAGGCCATGCATTTAAGGTACGTTGAGGGcaccaccccagcaacaaggaaaggtCCAATTTGgtatttttttctgctcaggaaaaaacagttactgaaaacgaatgaatgaacacagTAAATGCATCTTGCAGCACAGCACCAGTACCCGTGCTACCTTTCTTTGTCACGCAAGCTTCATGTGACCTTTTTTGTTGGGTCATGCAGGATCCCAGCCCTGATACACaccttaaaatgaaataatcacTCAGGGATTGTTCaccctgttttgttttaattagcgACACGCCGGGAAATAACGTTTTTTCATGATGTCATGATCTCACCTTGATGATGTCACCTTGAAGATACCATGCCAGACATTATCTATTGTACATTTAGGACGTATGTTTCACTTGGAAATGAGGATATTCTGTACCTTTAAAATCATTTACTCTTGATGGTACCACTGCAGCACCAAGGGAAAGTACAGCTTACCACCTTTACTTCTGAGAATGCAGGCTACATACTAAGTTCTTGAGACATCAACGAGACTGCCGAGTGAAACATGCTGCCGGGTGACATTCCACACCTCACCAGTGGACGCCTGGCCCAGGACAAGCTAGGCTAGTCAGATTTTTCATCGAGGCGTTCACTGTGACAAATTCCTGTCTTTTAGAAACATCTGAACTTCTTCAGGCATTTCTGAAAACCATCTCCGGAGAGAAGTGTACTTGTCACTGAAGTGGAAACATTATCACGTTATATTGTTTACcttaaaaaataactaaatatataaatgctgGGGTATAAtccaaacaaaataacaacaaaatatatatttttttatacctCTGAACTCTGAAACTACAAATGGATTTACActtgtgttttttgttcttcattAATCCATACATCTCTGCAACAGTGTCTGCAAACAAGACACAATTTAAAAACCAAATAGTTCCTGTATTAACATGATCTTTCGTAACATGGACGCCATCACAGACTAGGGGATCGCAGACATCTTCACTAGGGAATCGTAATGAACTCGACCAATCCAAGTCATCGTCACACTTTTTACAGTATTCATGAGTTAAATCATGTACTACATATTCATGAAGTATTCATGAAGGTGTGACCTGTCTCTAAGGTCAACTCAACTTAAATTGAGTCAAACACTAAACTGGACTGTAACTGGAATAATAGATGAAATTAGATGACAACTATTCCGCAAGACATTTTCCGTCCACTCCGATGATGCTCATACGCCCCCTGGTGGTCACAATTTGTGAAATTTACTCTTTAAATCTGTTGAAATTGCAGGTTGTTGAGACAATTTGAAGGTTTATTTGATAATATTTTGTACTTTCTAGAGGTAACTATGAATAGTAAGATAAAAGGTCTATTACTTGATGTAATAACATTGTAATAACATCATCAATTCAAATTTACCAttagttttatttcatatattcatTTTAGATCAATGACATAATACAAGatgatatatttctttcttttgaattGTTTGTAGGTAATAAATGAAAGTTCCTGTATGGTTTTGAATGTGCAACTGAGATCAGCTGATGCAACTTTTGCTGCAATTCTCATCAAGAATAAAAGCACActttcaaatgttttaatgtcaAAACGAGTTTTAGGAAAGGCATAAAGTCGTTTTTGGTCCATGACAAaacaaggggggaaaaacattcattaaaaCACACCAACTCGATAAGATTCAGTCATTTTGCAAGAAGATACGTACAaaggaaacaaaagaaaatgtaaataaaacacaatatcaGTACAAAGGATGGAAAGATGgaaccaaaataaatatatgacataaatatatattttagcatTACTATCAAATAATTCAGATAAATATTAAGTGAAATgaacactttcttttcttttcttgattgattgattaattgattgttTCTTGCAGTTACGGCTAAACACATAAGGAAATGAGCTCGGGAATAAATGACCCTCCACCCTATGTCATACCGGGTCAGTatcaaattttcatttttaacccaAAGTAGCTCATTTCTCCTTATAATAGTATGTTCTTCATGATGTGGGATTGAGTACCCTCCAGCTAATATTGCTTTTcaaacagtgaaatgtttcaaatgtatTTCCCTGTTGGACTGCTGTGCTGAAAgtacacattgttagaaaatattCAAGATTGTCTAGTTGTCTCTGGTGGTCTGTACTGATAGTTTAATGGAATGTGATGTTCTTATTGGTTCCTTATCCACTTTTATTCTGATGGTAATTACGTACCCAGTAAAGAAGGCCCTCTGAGTACACCGCTTGATGTCATGATTTCATGATCGCTTGTTATCCGTAGTGGGGGACCAACAGGACAACGTGAAGGTGTACAAGGTGCACACGCCATTCACGCCAAGCTCCGCTTCCGCCAGCTCAGGCTACAGAGTGCAGACCCAAACCACGACAGGTGAGTATCAGCATGACACATCAGTTTTAAATCCTGTTTACTCTCTGCTTACTTTGTTTTCCTCCTTCACTCTGGCAGTTCAAACAACGTCCACTGACAGGGACAGGAACAAGTTTGTGAATTATGAAACGGAGCTCGGGCGCTCTCCTGGCATGGTCACCTGCACCACCTGCCGAGAGCAAGTGCTCACCCAAGTCACCTATAAAGTGGGAATGTATGCCTGGCTCATGTGCCTTCTCTTCATCCTGTGCGGGTAGGagcaataaaatgttattatttatacagaCACTTTCACATGCAATTCAGCTTAATGTGCAAAAAccattaagaaaaataaaatgcagaaataataatagaagGCGTAATATAGACTTTATGGCTGGATCTCATTTTACTCGTATTCAAATGAAAACTCAGAATAGACATCAATACATATTAATATGTCTTTTATTAGTATTCATTAATATTGATacttttttgtattaattttctTGTAACATATGCAAATGATATGCAACCAATCTGAATCTGCACTGATTTACATAAATCAAATCCATTTCAGTCtgacttattatttttttattaacaagaATATTCACATGTAGAACAAACATATatagtcccctccgaaactattgaaACAACAAggccattttgttgtttttgctgtagtctgaagacatttgggtttgagatcacaagatgaatatgagaagagagtttagaatttcagcttttatttcctggtatttatatttcGAATTGTTAAACAGGATAGAacgtagcacattttgtatcagattAGAATCAGATCTATTTTTAGGAaagtaaaaatattggaacatgcgactgataggtgtttcttgttacccaggtgtgtcctgttacatttactgtttaaacaatgaacatctactcttggttttagccttcgtTTCACCtctgaagactgcatttgttttttgtttttttaaaaaaaggtaaaccaacatgaagattagagagctgtctatggaagaaaagcaagctattttgaagctaagtaaagagggaaaatcaatcagtggcattgcacaagcattgggcatagccagtacaaatctgtaatgtcctgaaaaagaaagaaaccactgatatAGTGAGCAGCAGACAACaaacgggtcggccaaggaaaacaacaacagctgatgacagtaaaattgtgagagctgtgaacaATCAACCATCAACCATCTttagatctcaaacccaaatatctttggtgtgtaacacaaacaaatgaattggccttgccgttctaatagttttggaggggactgtatgttaGGGGTATTTAATGGAGTTGTGACAAACGTGATAATAAATAAGGTATTTATAggaataaatgtcaaataaaatattaaatataacatgACAAAATTCATATTAAAATATGACACGTGACCATCGGTAccaaacaacacaaatatatatatatatatatatatatatatatatatatatatatatatatatatatatatatatatatatatatataatgttttttaaaaagaaaaaatgaaaaaaaactatGTTGATCATTGACAGcataatcactcaaaaataacACCTAGGGAAAATCTAATTTAATACtttcaatattttaatttaatctcaataataatttttatttaaaaatttccatttatctaaaaaaaaaaaaaacccaacctaaaagctctaaatgaataaactagCCACATGGCAACATTACAAATTTTCAAAATAGTCTAAATGTCATATTATTATAATAGgtctacatttaaaattttaaaaaccaccCTTTTAAAAGGTAAAGACATTGTTTAAATGATCATGTAAAGATCTGAAAGAAATCTGTGTCTATAAATGAACTgtgattatataaatgtatattgaCATATAcgcatgtatatgtgtatttcaGGTTCGTGATTGGCTGCTGCCTCTTGCCATTCTGCCTCAAGTTCTTCAAAGACGTCTACCACTCCTGCCCCAAGTGTCACCGTGTTCTGCacgtggaaaagaaaaaatgttgcTGACCCCAGACGAACTCCTCGCAGCTAACATTCACTCCATAGAATTTTCTTTTctgcagaaaatgaaaaaaaaaaaaaacacaaaacacaacacacgtACCACCACCATCTAATCGACGTGATCATGTATGTACATGAGATTAGCTGTTGGACACTACAGCATACTTTAGAACCCTTACAATGTATTGTTCTTATCATTATGTTAGTTTTGTAATATGTTACTGCAATACACAACCTCGGCATTTTGAGGGACCTGttgatttttgctttgtttcagACATGTGCAAATTAGGATGTTTCAATTTGCATGATCGGCGTTTTCTGATCTAGAAGTTCCATGAGTCCACGTTTTTGCTCTGTTTTCAGGTGTTCagtgttcttgtttgtttggttcAGAAGCTGGATAGAGCAAAAACGTATCCCAGACACTAGCGTTCGGCAGAGGAAGTGTTCAAAAATGTCGACAGTgtcatgattaaaataaaacattgtatcTTTGCCATTTTCAAACCTATTTTGCAACCTGAATTTCTACTGTGTATTCAGTTAATTAGCAATAGTACACAATAATATATATGTCTTTAAATACTAAAAAAGAGGTTATTTGAAATCatatatttgcatttttcacaggTTTTTATTAGCAAACATGatctaacctgacaggattgcTATAGCAGGTCTATAAATATAATTGTTCTTCACTGCTAATCAGTTAGCTTACATGTGCTATCCTAACACAATTTGCGTTATCTTGACAGAAAGATGTTAACCTAAATAAGCTAGTTTGACAGGATTCT
This genomic interval from Ictalurus furcatus strain D&B chromosome 2, Billie_1.0, whole genome shotgun sequence contains the following:
- the si:ch211-157c3.4 gene encoding lipopolysaccharide-induced tumor necrosis factor-alpha factor homolog-like; the protein is MSSGINDPPPYVIPVGDQQDNVKVYKVHTPFTPSSASASSGYRVQTQTTTVQTTSTDRDRNKFVNYETELGRSPGMVTCTTCREQVLTQVTYKVGMYAWLMCLLFILCGFVIGCCLLPFCLKFFKDVYHSCPKCHRVLHVEKKKCC